A region of the Pseudomonadota bacterium genome:
ATTGGAAATTATATCCGTTATTTATTAAATTTTATGCTTTCTTAGTCTTTGCTATCTTTCTTAATACTGCTTAAGAAGAGATCAAGAACCGCCATCGCATTATTAGAATAAGGATGTTTTTTGGGATCACGGAGCCAAAGGAGCAAAAAAGAGCTTATTACGCTGTTAAGTGAAACAGCAAAATAATAAGGCTCAAGTAAAGGTTTAAACCGTCCCGCTTTAATGCCCGATTCAAAAACAGCAGCAAGTTTATCCAGCAGTTTTTCGTACAAAAACCTGATATCTTCGTTAAAACATGCTGTTACATCAGTACTGGCCAGATTGGTTCTGCCAATATATATTTTTAAAGTAGATTCATTTCCCATCAAGAATTCCCCTTTAACTTTTACATAATTCCGTAGTTTTTCAATTTCATTACCAGAAATTTCAAGAGCTTCAATAAAGACGGCATTAGCTTTTTCTGAAAATTCCATAATCATTTCACGATATAATTCTTCCTTGTTGGGGAAAAATTTGTACATTGTTCCGATCGCAAACTCTGCTTTTTTTGCAATTTTGTGCATGGAAACATTGTGGTAGCCGAATTCTGAAAATAGCTCGAGAGCTGCTTTGATTATATCTCGGCGCTGCCGCAGTTTCTCTCTTTCACGCCTTGTAAGATTATTGCTTTTCATTATATGGCCCCTTTGCAAGTCAAATTATATGTCATAAAATGAATACAGCGTCAATTTATAGAACGAATTGTCATAATGTCAAGATAAAAGAGGTATCTTTTTTATTTAATTGAAAAATTGCTGCAATGCAAAAATGTATATTTTGTGATTATTGCTCTGTCAAAAACTGAAATGGCGAAATATATATTTTGCAGTTTTTTGTGAGCTTACCAATTGTAAAACTATTGTAAAATTGCACAAAAGCTTTGCAACTAACCCTTTTTCCCTCTATAAATTAAAAATCTGAGTTCTTTGTATAACACATCTTTATCAACCTGTTACTGTGTCAGGTTCAAATATCAATCCTTACGATACTTAAATGTATTTCTGCGGTTAATTGGTACTTGGTCAAAGCTGTTCGTTTTTCAAAGGCCTTATTCTATCAGAATTAATTTCAAAGGAGTTTTTAATTAATATGTGTTTCAGTGCGTTAAAAATTGGTGATCTTGTTAGTAGTGTTCCAATTATACAGGGTGGTATGGGAGTAGGAATTTCCATGTCCGGACTTGCTTCAGCTGTAGCTAATGAAGGAGGAATTGGAATAATTGCGACAGCAATGATAGGCATTGATGAACCCGATGTTTCCAAAGACCCGGTGGGGGCAAATATTAGAGCTCTTAAACGGGAAATAAGAAAAGCAAGGGCTATGACCAAAGGAATAATCGGCGTTAACATTATGGTGGCATTGACTCACTATGCCGAACTGGTAAAAGCAGCTATTGAAGAAGCTGTTGATATAATTATTTCAGGTGCAGGTCTTCCTTTGGATCTTCCGGGATACCTTATAGAAGGTGCCAAGACAAAACTTGTGCCGATAGTCTCTTCTGCACGTGCGGCGAAGCTTTTATGCCAGAAATGGATGTCAAAATACAAGCGTTTGCCGGATGCCTTTGTTGTGGAAGGGCCTAAAGCCGGGGGACATCTTGGTTTTAAAAAAGAACAGATAGACGATTCTGACTATGCACTTGAAAAGCTGCTTAAAGAAGTAATCGAAACAATTGGACCAATCGCTGCCAAACATGGCACTACTATTCCGGTTATAGCGGCAGGTGGTATTTATACTGGTGAAGATATCCGTAAAATGATAGATTTGGGAGCTGCCGGCGTCCAAATGGGAACCAGGTTTGTAGCTACATTTGAATGTGATGCATCCCCCGCTTTCAAGCAGACTTACTTGGATGCAAAACAGGAAGATCTGATGATAATCAACAGCCCAGTTGGGCTTCCCGGCCGTGCCATACATAACAAATTTTTGGATGATGTTGAAAATGGGGCAAAAAAACCCTTCAAATGCCCTTATCATTGTATCAAAACATGTGATGTTGAAAATAGTCCTTATTGCATTGCATTGGCTCTTGCAGGAGCTAAAAGAGGGAAATTTAAAAGCGGCTTTGCTTTTGCAGGTTCCAATGCATATAGAATTAACAAGATTGTTTCGGTAAAAGAATTAATTCTGACTTTGCAAACAGAGTATACGCAAACTCAAAGTTGATGAATTATAAAAAGTCATAATCAGGCCGGTAAATACAAAAGATTAAAAGCATTTTAAGCGTAATAATATTTTGCAAAGTCATCATGAGTCATTTTCAAAAACATAACCAACTAACCTGATACTTTTGAAATATTTTGGCTTTTTTGAGTCAGCTTCAAAATATTTTCTGAACCGGGCAACAAAATTATCAACGGTTCTTGTAGAAACGTTGCCGGTATATCCCCAACCAATTTCAAGTATCTTTCTACGCGAAAGTGTTTTTCCTGCGTTTGTTATAAAAAGTTTCAACAGTTTAATTTCCTGTTCCGTTAATGATACCTTTCCGGTTCTGCATATACCCGTGGATTTTTCAAAATCGATCAGATTATCCCCAAATTTGTAAATTCCAGATGGCAAGTCTCCTGTTTGAACTGCTGCATCTTCTTCTCTTGACACCCATGAAGCCCTTACAAGCAAGCGTTCAACTCTTAAGAGAAACTCTTCAAGGTTAAATGGTTTTGAAAGATAGTCATCAACTCCACAGGAAAGCCCCTTGATTTTGTCATGAGCTTCTGCCTTTGCAGACAGTATTAATATCGGAATCCGCTCATCCTCAAGGCGAATATTTTGAAGAACCGATAAACCGTCGATTCCCGGAAGCATAATATCAAGCACCACAAGATTTGGTTTCCATTCCTTCCATTCATGTAGCCCGGATATACCGTCTTTAGCTATAACCACATCATACCCCTGCAAAGAAAGATTCAGCTTAAGTCCTTCAGCTATGTGATTATCGTCTTCTATTACAAGAATTCTTTTATTTCCATGATATTTCATAAAGGCACTTTTTATATTTTTTGGAAAATCATATCTCTTTATATGGTAGTTTGAGTGTAAAAACAGAACCCTTTCCGATTCCTTTGCTTTCGGCAACTACTTTTCCATTATGTATTCGAGCTATATTTTTAACAAGATAAAGTCCAAGACCGTTTCCCTTAGCTGTCATATCTTTGTACTGACCAACCTGGTAAAATTTTCTAAATATTTTTTTGATCTGAATATTTTCAATTCCAATTCCATTATCCTCAAATTTTATGTGCAGCATATTACCATGCAAATCAAAAGAAATGTCTATTTTCGGTACTTTTGAATCATTATATTTAACCGCATTTGTCAAAAGATTCATAAGAAGCATTTCAAAAAGATATGTATTTATCAAATAAACAAAATGTTTATCAGATGAACTGTGAACAGATATTCTGCATTCCGGAAAAAGATGCTCATTAGCATTGCAAAATGTTTCAACTGCGACTACAAGATCGGTTTTAATGAAATCCCCCTGATAGTTATTACTCTCAATCCCGGCAAGGTCAAGTATACGTCCTAAATTGTCAGAAAGCCTTACAACATCAAGTATCATATAATTAATATACTTTAGTTGCTCAGCTCTTGACAGCTCATGTTTGGAAAGAGTTTCAAGAAAAAGTTTTAAAGAAGTTACAGGTGTTTTAAGCTCGTGAGTGAAGTTATTAATAAAATTTTGCTGAATTCTGTATAACTGGTATGTTTTCAGATTATACATAAAAATTGTAAATATTCCCAGAAGGATAATTCCTACAAGAACAGATAAAACCATAATAACAAGCCATGTGTGTGATTCCAAAACAACCGATGGTTCAATGTTAAATCTGGTAACTAAGGTCTTAAGCCCCGAGCTGACCCTGATATACCAGTATATATACAAAAAAAGAGACGCGGCCAGCGCCATGACGGATAAGAGAAAAACAATAATCGGATAAAACCATTTTGATTGATCCATAATATGAACTGCTATAATAACTTAAAGAAAAAGTCAATTTTTTAATAGTGTTATAGGCTTTTAATCTATATACAGCTAAAGAATTTATAACAATATATGGCAAGTTTTTTCCATTATCAGATTAAAATATTGATCATAAAAAGGGATTGTAATAACTACTATTAGCATCTATTAAGCCCGAGTATATGTGTGAAGTGTCAGAAAGAAATAAGAATTCATGAAGTTGTAGTCGCAGCTGATTCTTTATCTTCACAGAAAATCGTATCGGATAATAATGCTTTAAAAATTGAAATTATAAAAATGCTATCTTCAGTATCTGAAAAACTTGATACGGAAGTTGATAACTACCAGAAAATAATTGAAGCAATCCTTAGCTATTGGAGCCAAAACGAAGGAATAAATAGAGCATATGAAGCAAATCTCACCCCAGGACGAAGAAATCATCCGCCAATGGTCGGATATACAAACATCTCCGACTTTTCTCAATGTTGTCGGAGGAGAAGGCCTTGCCGGTGAAATGCTTGTTCAGTTTTGTGATGAATTCAAAGTATTGGCGCCGGTTGTACAAATCCGCAAAGAGCAGGAAGAACCTTTTGCGGCACCTGCCATTATTATTGGTAGACATAAGAATATTGCCTATCAGGCGCTTCCCGAAGGTAAAGAACTATTGCCTTTTCTTGAGGCATTAAGTGCTGCGGCTAATCCAGGCACATTGCCCAAATATGATTTTGGTTTCTCAACCCGAATCGAACTTCCGGCGCATCTTGCCGCCTTTATTGCTCAGCAGTGTCCTTACTGCCCTCAAGTAGTTACTCAGGTTTTGTGTCTGGCTGAAGAAAACCCGCTTCTTCGGCTGACCATTATCGATGGGGTTCTGTTTGGAAATCTGGCTGAAGAGCGGGGTATTCGTTCAGTGCCCACACTAATCCTTGATAATGAAATCCGCTGGACCGGCCAGATCAATATCGAAGAGGTAGTCCGGCAGTGCGTACGGCGCGACCCTGCCCAACTTTCAACCGATACATTAAGGCAAATAATTGAAAACTCCGATGCTGCCCGCGTAGCATCAATGATGTGCAGCAGTAACAGAATCTTTCCTGCTTTCATAGATCTTCTGGTTCATGAGCGCTGGTCGGTTCGTCTGGGTGCCATGGTTACCGTGGAATATCTTGCAGAAGAATCCCCCGATCTGGCCGCTCAGTTATTCGCACCGCTTCAGAAGCGTTTCACAGATCTTGATGCATCGGTACAAGGTGATTTAGTGCAGGTTCTGGCGCAACTCAAAAACAAGGAAATAAAAGAATATCTTCAGACAATCGTATGTAGTGATTGTGCTGAATCTGTACGGGAAGCAGCTACCGAGGAGCTTGAAACTTTGAAGAAAATAGGTGAGCTATAATTGCCCTTTAGTTTTAAATAGGAAATGAGATTACAATGTTGCTATGTCCACTAAGAAATAACGAGGATCAATATTTTTTAAATGGTAGGGTAGCCAACATATCTCATCTTCCCGGAAAGAAACATCTAATACCCAATGAAGGCTATTTTCAATACCCCAATGACTACGGACGGCATTGCCAAATTTTTTTGCATCATTTGCTATGCTGCAAATGTAATAGCTTGTGTCTTCTGTTTACTCTTCTTGGATCTTTTACCTGTTTAAAATACTGGACTATTGTTGGAACTTCCTCTTTTGGCATTTTGACCTCCGGCTGATAAAATTTGTAATATTATCAGCCGGTAGCATATAAGAAAAAGTCTGGAATTGTTCAACAATTATAGTAATTTATATGCATCCAACTATTCAACTTGGTTTTTTAGGTTTACATCCCTTAAAATATTAAATTCTAAATGCGGTTACCCTGATTATGATCTAATTATATTGGTTGCATGGTTTTGTTTAAATGCTGTATGAATATTTCATTATATTATACGCTTTTATTATTTTTCTTAATATAAGGCCAAAGATGTTAAGTGCAAACAATGATAGCTTATGAGCTTATTGATTTTTTAAGTTTGCAAAATAATCTTTTATTCCAAGCAGGTATTATGAGTCTCAAGGATTCTATGTCTGAAAATAAAAAAAGACATCCATATATAATTAAAAATCTTAAATTGCGTTCAAAAATAATACAGGAGATACGTCAGTTTTTTAACAATCGAGAGTATCTTGAAGTGGAAACTCCGTGTAGAATTCCGGCACCCGCCCCCGAAGCTTATATAGAGGCCTTTGAATCGAATGAATATTTTCTTCAAACTTCTCCCGAATTGTATATGAAAAGACTTCTTGCTTCAGGCTATCCTAAAATATTTCAGATATGCAGATGTTTCAGGAAACATGAAAGAGGCGCCAGGCATCTTCCTGAGTTTACAATGCTTGAATGGTATTGTTCGGACTCGAATTATTTTGATATGATGAATGAAAGCGAAGCTCTTATTAAGCATGTCGCCTGCAAATTGGGATTTGAAAAAACCTTAATTTATCAAGGAAAAAGCATCAACATAGATAAACCTTGGGAAAGAATAACAGTTTCAAAAGCATTTCAAAAGTACGCCTCCATATCCATTGAGAAAGCTTTGTCGGACGATCTGTTTGATGAAACAATAGCCCAGATCGAGCATAAATTAGGAACAGATGTACCGGTTTTTATTTATGACTACCCGGCTTCCTGCGGTGCTCTTGCCAAGCTGAAATCTTCAAACAGCCTGCTTGCCGAACGATTTGAACTCTATATTTGCGGAATAGAACTGTGTAATGCTTTTACGGAACTTACTGACCCGGTTGAACAAAGAAGGCGGTTTGAAAAAGAACTTAAATTACGTAAAAAGGCCGGCCTTAAAGCATATCCAATGCCCGAAAAATTTCTTGAGTCACTTTCACATATGCCCGAAGCATCGGGGAATGCTTTAGGATTGGACAGACTTGTAATGTTCTTTGCAAATGCCAAATCTATTGATGATGTAATTGCTTTTACCCCTGAAGAGCTTTAGGTTTTATATTACAACAGGCCGCTCACATATAAATGCATAACAACCATAGCGTTTTTCAAAACGCTATGGTTGTTACAATCTAATCTTTGACTTTATTTAGGAAGAAGTGACGTTAAAATTTCTCAGAATCCCAACAAAGCCAAGGAGGCCCGCTCCAAACAGAAATACTGTAGAAGGAATGGGAACGGCAGAAGTTGTACGGTTAAAAGTTAACTCGTCAAGATTCGAAAGGGTTGGATAGGACCAGTCGCCAGAATCAAAGTTTAGATAGCTGCCGAAAACCTTGCCAGTGCTTGTATACGCCAAATATGCTAGCTCCAATGTGTCTTCCGTAGTTCCGGTGAAAGAAAAAAGCCAGGTAAAGTCTCTGATACCTTTAATATTGGTGGCCACAACATAATCAGAATTCGGCCTCTCTACCGTCCATGTGCCTGGTGAGAAATTGCTCATACCAGTACCTTCAAAGTCACTCGTTCCATTTATTTTAAATACTTCGATTCCTGTTATTTTATAGCTTTTGCCACCGTAAACTCCGTTTTCGTTAAACTCCTGAGACCACGATGCAAATAATGATGTGCTCCAAAGACATATTAATAAAACTGAGATGAAACAAATAACTGTTTTCTGCATTCGTATTTCTGTTCTATTTAATATTTTCTTCATATTATCTCCTCCTGCAATGATTTCGGGTTTGATTTTCTTTTTTTTATTAGTTTTGTGTTTCTTATCATTGCAGCTAGCATGCCATATAGATTTTAATGCATATAAAAATATATATTATAAGAATAATTTAATATTGCACATAGCTATAAAATATGTTGAAAAGGATTAAAAAACCTATAAAACAAGATAATTATACTGTTACTATTAAATTGTTATTTGCCATACCATGCTCTAAAAAATATTTTGATGTTTCTTTTTTTGAGCTGTAAGAAGCTATAGCAAGACCTGCGTTATCTACAAATTTTTGGTACTGTCAGCACTTTTTGTAGCCATGCAGCATTTTTTGTAGGCGCCATTTATGGCAAAAACTCCATCTATACATTTCTGGTTGGTTGGTTTTCTGTGGTGAGGCTTCTTTTTAACAAAGGCCAAGATATGTTGGCGGGAAATGTAAATTTTGATTTTATTTTTTCACAAAAAGATATGCTGCAAGGCCAATGAGTATTAATGCAAATATTTTTTTAAAATTAGCGGTGGACACATGCTCAACCAATCTTGCTCCGATCTGAGCTCCAATAATTCCACCGATACCTAAAAGAATTCCAATTTTATAGTCCACATTTAAAAGTTTATTGTGAGCTAAAAGCGCTGACATTGAAATAATAAGTATTGCAAGAAATGAAGTGCCGACTGCCTTTTGTGCGGTATAGCCCAGAAATAATAATAATGGAATCATAAGGAACCCACCTCCAAGGCCGGTAAACGAAGCTCCTATACCCACAATAATTCCACTTGCGATCAACAGCAACATGTTCATATTCATATATTTATTCCTTTACTATTTTTCATTTTACAGATTTCAGCAATCCTTTCCGCAATAATTATACTCTATAAGGCATCTAATTCGCTTTTTGCCATCTGAGCTTCAGTGGAGCCGGAATATTTAGAACAAAGAACTTTTAGGCATTTCTTATGTTTATCATAATTTTTCTTTATTTTATAACTATTGGCAAGTTTTAGCAAAAGCATTGCCAAACCGGGTAAATCCGGTTTTTTATTTAAAAACATGGCCAGAATGCCCTCGGCTTTTTCCGGATAGCCATAAGTTGAAAATATTGAGATTAAGCGCAGATATACCTCTGTAGACAACTTGGGCTGTTTAGCATGTTTGATATATTCACCATACACTTCTACAATCATATCATGCTTAAATCCATCTTTCGACAGAAGTAAAAGCAGCCGCTCTGCCACTGTATGGAATTGAATATCTTCGGCATTAATTTTATGAATATCAAACAGATGCTTTAAAGCTACTATATGATTCGGATCTTTTTTTAATACATCATTTAGTAAGTCTGCGCCTTTTTCCATCTCTAATTGACGTATATGTTCCAACGCCTTTTCTAATAAAGGAGATATTTCGTCTTCAGTTTCCGGCTCAAGAGCTTCTGCTTTATAAAATCCAAGGTATCTTTTATTGATAAAACCCAATAATGCACCTGATAGTATACCGCCAACATGGGCAAGGTATGCGACATGCCTTTCTTCGCTGAATGCAATCTTATACACTTCACTTCCTAACCACAAAGGCAAAAGCCATATAGCTTTCATTTGGACATAATTAAAATAAACGCCAATGGTAAAAAACATCTTAACGCGTTTTTTACCGTATAATACCGTAAAAGCTCCCATTAATCCGGCAATTGCACCAGATGCCCCGACAAGAGGGATTGTAGAACCCATATTCCAAAGCCAAAACATGGCTACAGCACCAAGTCCTGTTACAATATATGTGGTGAAATAATAAATTCGCCCACATCCCATCTCTATCATACATCCGATAAGCCACAGAAAAATCATGTTTCCAAATAGATGCCCCATTCCACCGTGGAGAAACATGTGCGTAAATAATGATATTACATCCGGATGGGCGGGTTTGAATCCAAATCTTATCGATACAATATTTGACAGTCTATGTTTATATTCATCTCTAAGATTCTTCCATTCAAGGTACACCGGGTCATTCGGTGTTATAATTTCTTCGTGTTCAAGCATCTCCATGAATGCCTCATCCTGGTACATTTCTATAAATATGCTTCGAAGCTTTTGCTGCCGGAATTGAGCATTAAGCTTTTCTATAGAAGCCTTCTCTTCCGGCATATGTTTGTAATCAATATATTTTAATATTTCTATATCAGCCAATTCTGATTCAAAATAGAAAGCCTCGGCTGCCATATATTGCTTGTCTTCATTAAATTGAACCAGAAAAAACACAATACAGTTAATAATGATAAGAGCTATGGTTACAACCGGGGGATTGCGTAAACTCATTTTGCCTGTCAAAGGAATGATCAACATAATTTAACTTCCCTTTAGAAAAATGCGCTGTTTCGTTTGAATCAAATGTAATTTGTACTTGCAGTAATTGGGTAACATATCAGTTTTTATCTTTCAAAGCTTAAAAGCACCTTTACATTATACTGGTAATGTAATTTTTAATTTGAGGGACAATTTCATGCTCCGGATATTTTATTATCAATCCGTTTAATATTTTTTTAGCTTTTACTGGATTCATCATCCGATCGTTAAATAACTGAGCAGCACGGAAATATGATTTCGGTACTAAGGGATTTTCAGGATACTCTTTTATGAGGCGGTTAAAGGTTTTGACTGCCTCTTGAAATTTCCCGGTTTCATTTAACCATTCTGCAATTTTAAATAAGGACACCGCTGACGGAACAAACTCCGGATCTGTTTTTATACATTCGGAATAAATATCTAAAGCTTTATTTTTTTGTTTAGCCTTGATGATCAGCTCCAGATGATTTATGCCGTATCCAAGCATATGTTTTGTTTTATTTGTCATTTTTAAAAGCGAATAATATCGATTTGACAATTCAAGACTTGTTATTTCTGCGCCATGGGTCATATCTTCAATAACTTCTATAGATTCATCATATTTTCCATCTTGGATTAAAGGATTTATTGCTTTTAAAATATGTGCACCTGGATCAATCTGGGCCAGTTTGTTTTTATCCAACGATTGATCCTTAAAGGCATCATGTTCAATTTCGTATCCAACTTCATCATGATACTGAAGTATGACATATCCCATAAGATGATAAGAAATTATAGTATAATAGCTTTGAGCAATAGTTACTAGTAAGAAGTGCAACCCGGTGGGAAGTAATTTGTCAATGTATTGCGCCGCGAATGCTGGCGCGCCAGCCAGTAGAAATAAAAATAAATACATCAAAAGGTAACCCCACCCGATTCTATATGTCAACCGAACAAAAATATTAGGGTTTAAGGCATGTAACAGGCTGCTGGTTGTAACCAGAAGAATTAGCATTGCAGGTATAAAAAATGCTGCAAATAGGATAAATAATACCCCAATTAGGAGACCTAGCGCTGCAGAGATCAAACCGAAAGCAAATAAAATCAGAAAATAGAGAACATACTGTTTTAAAACCTGATTGAAATCTTCTGAAATTGTATTTGAACTTATTTTAGGTGGTCTCAGATCGCCACTGGCCGTTGTTTTCAGGGCCTCATAAGAATACTTGAGCACAACCAAAAACAAGGCTCCTCGGACCAGCAAATTTAAAAGGCCCTGACCTGAAAAAAAAGAGCTTAGTAAGGATAGAGAAATTATTAATACTATCGGATGAAAAGAAGAAAATGGATAGGCAAATATTTTTGACAGCCGTTTCCAAAACGGATCAATAATATTGGCCACACCGCACCATTGTACTTGAATATTGCATTTGGGGCAGAAATAAAGCGATTCTCCTTGTAAATATCCTCCCTTATCACGTTTTACAACACATTCCGGGCATAGATTTGCACTGCATTTAGGACAAAACCAATGAGCGTTAATAGTCGGGTGATAATCACAGGATTGCTTCATATTCACCTCCAAAAAATATAACGTATAATTATCTATTTCTTTTCTTTTTAAAGAACGGCAATCTTTCTAATAGTATCTAAAATAGCTTTTTTAAAAGAAGCCGGGGTTTTGATAAATTTTACGCCCATTCCGGCTTCGGTTTCTAATTCTGAGGAATTTATCCATATAACCTTAGAATTAACTTCTGCCCGGCCTATTTCTCCTACAGAAAAAGTTAGTTTTATAGTTTCTCCTACAGTAAGCAGTTTTTGGGTACATATAAACATGCCATCTACGGACAGATCTTTACTGTATGAAATCAGATAGTCCCCATCATGGACATATTTTATTTCGAATTTTGCAGGAATACGTTTATTTATTCTGCTTTCAGATGATGTCATTTCCCTTTCCTGTTATTTTGATGTTTTTTTGATTAAAGATTCTCCAGTCATGGAAGCAGGTTTTTCGATTTCCATAATCTCAAGTATGGTAGGTGCGATATCTCCCAGTACGCCGTTTCTTAATTTAATATTTTTTCTTGAATCATCAACAAGTATAAAAGGAACC
Encoded here:
- a CDS encoding rhomboid family intramembrane serine protease, translated to MLIIPLTGKMSLRNPPVVTIALIIINCIVFFLVQFNEDKQYMAAEAFYFESELADIEILKYIDYKHMPEEKASIEKLNAQFRQQKLRSIFIEMYQDEAFMEMLEHEEIITPNDPVYLEWKNLRDEYKHRLSNIVSIRFGFKPAHPDVISLFTHMFLHGGMGHLFGNMIFLWLIGCMIEMGCGRIYYFTTYIVTGLGAVAMFWLWNMGSTIPLVGASGAIAGLMGAFTVLYGKKRVKMFFTIGVYFNYVQMKAIWLLPLWLGSEVYKIAFSEERHVAYLAHVGGILSGALLGFINKRYLGFYKAEALEPETEDEISPLLEKALEHIRQLEMEKGADLLNDVLKKDPNHIVALKHLFDIHKINAEDIQFHTVAERLLLLLSKDGFKHDMIVEVYGEYIKHAKQPKLSTEVYLRLISIFSTYGYPEKAEGILAMFLNKKPDLPGLAMLLLKLANSYKIKKNYDKHKKCLKVLCSKYSGSTEAQMAKSELDAL
- a CDS encoding tetratricopeptide repeat protein, whose protein sequence is MVVLKYSYEALKTTASGDLRPPKISSNTISEDFNQVLKQYVLYFLILFAFGLISAALGLLIGVLFILFAAFFIPAMLILLVTTSSLLHALNPNIFVRLTYRIGWGYLLMYLFLFLLAGAPAFAAQYIDKLLPTGLHFLLVTIAQSYYTIISYHLMGYVILQYHDEVGYEIEHDAFKDQSLDKNKLAQIDPGAHILKAINPLIQDGKYDESIEVIEDMTHGAEITSLELSNRYYSLLKMTNKTKHMLGYGINHLELIIKAKQKNKALDIYSECIKTDPEFVPSAVSLFKIAEWLNETGKFQEAVKTFNRLIKEYPENPLVPKSYFRAAQLFNDRMMNPVKAKKILNGLIIKYPEHEIVPQIKNYITSIM
- a CDS encoding nitronate monooxygenase is translated as MCFSALKIGDLVSSVPIIQGGMGVGISMSGLASAVANEGGIGIIATAMIGIDEPDVSKDPVGANIRALKREIRKARAMTKGIIGVNIMVALTHYAELVKAAIEEAVDIIISGAGLPLDLPGYLIEGAKTKLVPIVSSARAAKLLCQKWMSKYKRLPDAFVVEGPKAGGHLGFKKEQIDDSDYALEKLLKEVIETIGPIAAKHGTTIPVIAAGGIYTGEDIRKMIDLGAAGVQMGTRFVATFECDASPAFKQTYLDAKQEDLMIINSPVGLPGRAIHNKFLDDVENGAKKPFKCPYHCIKTCDVENSPYCIALALAGAKRGKFKSGFAFAGSNAYRINKIVSVKELILTLQTEYTQTQS
- a CDS encoding thioredoxin family protein, whose translation is MKQISPQDEEIIRQWSDIQTSPTFLNVVGGEGLAGEMLVQFCDEFKVLAPVVQIRKEQEEPFAAPAIIIGRHKNIAYQALPEGKELLPFLEALSAAANPGTLPKYDFGFSTRIELPAHLAAFIAQQCPYCPQVVTQVLCLAEENPLLRLTIIDGVLFGNLAEERGIRSVPTLILDNEIRWTGQINIEEVVRQCVRRDPAQLSTDTLRQIIENSDAARVASMMCSSNRIFPAFIDLLVHERWSVRLGAMVTVEYLAEESPDLAAQLFAPLQKRFTDLDASVQGDLVQVLAQLKNKEIKEYLQTIVCSDCAESVREAATEELETLKKIGEL
- a CDS encoding sulfite exporter TauE/SafE family protein, which encodes MNMNMLLLIASGIIVGIGASFTGLGGGFLMIPLLLFLGYTAQKAVGTSFLAILIISMSALLAHNKLLNVDYKIGILLGIGGIIGAQIGARLVEHVSTANFKKIFALILIGLAAYLFVKK
- the epmA gene encoding elongation factor P--(R)-beta-lysine ligase, which codes for MSENKKRHPYIIKNLKLRSKIIQEIRQFFNNREYLEVETPCRIPAPAPEAYIEAFESNEYFLQTSPELYMKRLLASGYPKIFQICRCFRKHERGARHLPEFTMLEWYCSDSNYFDMMNESEALIKHVACKLGFEKTLIYQGKSINIDKPWERITVSKAFQKYASISIEKALSDDLFDETIAQIEHKLGTDVPVFIYDYPASCGALAKLKSSNSLLAERFELYICGIELCNAFTELTDPVEQRRRFEKELKLRKKAGLKAYPMPEKFLESLSHMPEASGNALGLDRLVMFFANAKSIDDVIAFTPEEL
- a CDS encoding PilZ domain-containing protein, whose product is MTSSESRINKRIPAKFEIKYVHDGDYLISYSKDLSVDGMFICTQKLLTVGETIKLTFSVGEIGRAEVNSKVIWINSSELETEAGMGVKFIKTPASFKKAILDTIRKIAVL
- a CDS encoding TetR/AcrR family transcriptional regulator — encoded protein: MKSNNLTRREREKLRQRRDIIKAALELFSEFGYHNVSMHKIAKKAEFAIGTMYKFFPNKEELYREMIMEFSEKANAVFIEALEISGNEIEKLRNYVKVKGEFLMGNESTLKIYIGRTNLASTDVTACFNEDIRFLYEKLLDKLAAVFESGIKAGRFKPLLEPYYFAVSLNSVISSFLLLWLRDPKKHPYSNNAMAVLDLFLSSIKKDSKD
- a CDS encoding HAMP domain-containing histidine kinase; translation: MDQSKWFYPIIVFLLSVMALAASLFLYIYWYIRVSSGLKTLVTRFNIEPSVVLESHTWLVIMVLSVLVGIILLGIFTIFMYNLKTYQLYRIQQNFINNFTHELKTPVTSLKLFLETLSKHELSRAEQLKYINYMILDVVRLSDNLGRILDLAGIESNNYQGDFIKTDLVVAVETFCNANEHLFPECRISVHSSSDKHFVYLINTYLFEMLLMNLLTNAVKYNDSKVPKIDISFDLHGNMLHIKFEDNGIGIENIQIKKIFRKFYQVGQYKDMTAKGNGLGLYLVKNIARIHNGKVVAESKGIGKGSVFTLKLPYKEI
- a CDS encoding PEP-CTERM sorting domain-containing protein — its product is MKKILNRTEIRMQKTVICFISVLLICLWSTSLFASWSQEFNENGVYGGKSYKITGIEVFKINGTSDFEGTGMSNFSPGTWTVERPNSDYVVATNIKGIRDFTWLFSFTGTTEDTLELAYLAYTSTGKVFGSYLNFDSGDWSYPTLSNLDELTFNRTTSAVPIPSTVFLFGAGLLGFVGILRNFNVTSS
- a CDS encoding response regulator transcription factor; the protein is MKYHGNKRILVIEDDNHIAEGLKLNLSLQGYDVVIAKDGISGLHEWKEWKPNLVVLDIMLPGIDGLSVLQNIRLEDERIPILILSAKAEAHDKIKGLSCGVDDYLSKPFNLEEFLLRVERLLVRASWVSREEDAAVQTGDLPSGIYKFGDNLIDFEKSTGICRTGKVSLTEQEIKLLKLFITNAGKTLSRRKILEIGWGYTGNVSTRTVDNFVARFRKYFEADSKKPKYFKSIRLVGYVFENDS